A stretch of the Gemmatimonadetes bacterium SCN 70-22 genome encodes the following:
- a CDS encoding HslU--HslV peptidase proteolytic subunit has product MTSSFPGFHATTIVAVRRDGKLAIGGDGQVTQGDTVMKARAQKVRTLAGGRVVAGFAGATADAFTLFDKFEEKLERYSGNLPRAAVELAREWRSDRVLRRLEALLIVADVHNGFLLSGTGDVIEPDDGILAIGSGGSYALAAARALVANTQLAPVEIVRKSLEIAGEICVYTNTNITLLEPTA; this is encoded by the coding sequence ATGACCTCATCCTTTCCCGGCTTCCACGCCACCACCATCGTCGCCGTCCGCCGCGACGGCAAGCTCGCCATCGGCGGCGACGGGCAGGTGACCCAGGGCGACACCGTGATGAAGGCGCGCGCCCAGAAGGTGCGCACCCTGGCCGGCGGGCGCGTCGTCGCCGGCTTTGCCGGCGCCACCGCCGACGCCTTCACCCTCTTCGACAAGTTCGAGGAGAAGCTGGAGCGCTATAGCGGCAACCTCCCGCGCGCCGCCGTCGAGCTGGCGCGCGAGTGGCGCTCCGACCGCGTCCTCCGGCGCCTGGAGGCGCTCCTGATCGTCGCCGACGTCCACAACGGCTTCCTCCTGTCGGGCACCGGCGACGTGATCGAACCCGACGACGGGATCCTCGCCATCGGCTCGGGCGGCAGTTACGCGCTGGCCGCCGCCCGCGCCCTCGTGGCCAACACCCAGCTTGCCCCGGTGGAGATCGTGCGCAAGTCGCTGGAAATCGCCGGCGAGATCTGCGTGTACACCAACACGAACATCACCCTCCTCGAACCCACCGCCTAA